In Ovis aries strain OAR_USU_Benz2616 breed Rambouillet chromosome 17, ARS-UI_Ramb_v3.0, whole genome shotgun sequence, the following proteins share a genomic window:
- the ARL6IP4 gene encoding ADP-ribosylation factor-like protein 6-interacting protein 4 isoform X6 has translation MAHVGSRKRSRSRSRSRGRGSEKKRKKSSKDARRSCSASRSQSRKASITSSGAEERSKHKARRRPRSSSSSSSSSSSSSSSSSSSSSSSSDGRKKRGKHKDKKRKKKKKRKKKLKKRGKEKARMQQAEALPGPSLDQWHRAAKEEEDGPVLTDEQKSRIQAMKPMTKEEWDARQSVIRKVVDPETGRTRLIKGDGEVLEEIVTKERQREINKVGVAPLPRPTPSSSSDLSPPVCFLPQQATRGDGLAFQMRAGLLP, from the exons ATGGCTCACGTCGGCTCCCGCAAGCGCTCTAGGAGTCGCAGCCGTTCCCGGGGGCGAGGGtcggaaaagaaaaggaagaagagcagTAAGGACGCCCGGAGGAGCTGCTCGGCTTCGAGATCCCAAAGCCGCAAGGCCAGCATCACCTCCTCTGGGGCTGAGG AGAGAAGCAAGCACAAGGCCCGGAGGAGACCACgatccagctcctcctcctcttcttccagtTCTTCTAGCTCCTCTTCCTCTtcgtcctcctcctcttcctccagcgATGGCCGGAAGAAGCGGGGGAAGCACAAGgacaagaagaggaagaagaagaagaaaaggaagaagaagctgAAGAAGAGAGGCAAGGAGAAGGCCAGAATGCAGCAGGCTGAGGCTCTGCCCGGACCCTCGCTGGACCAGTGGCACAGAGCAGccaaggaggaagaggatggCCCAG TCCTGACGGACGAGCAGAAGTCCCGCATCCAGGCCATGAAGCCCATGACCAAGGAGGAGTGGGATGCCCGGCAGAGCGTCATCCGCAAGGTGGTGGACCCGGAGACAGGACGCACCAG GCTCATTAAGGGAGACGGCGAGGTCTTAGAAGAAATCGTCACCAAGGAACGACAGAGAGAGATCAATAAGGTGGGTGTCGCCCCCTTACCCAGGCCCACCCCCAGCTCTTCTTCTGACCTATCCCCTCCTGTGTGCTTTCTTCCCCAGCAAGCCACCCGAGGGGACGGCCTGGCCTTCCAGATGAGAGCAGGGCTCCTGCCCTGA
- the ARL6IP4 gene encoding ADP-ribosylation factor-like protein 6-interacting protein 4 isoform X5 produces the protein MAHVGSRKRSRSRSRSRGRGSEKKRKKSSKDARRSCSASRSQSRKASITSSGAEASPSPCITERSKHKARRRPRSSSSSSSSSSSSSSSSSSSSSSSSDGRKKRGKHKDKKRKKKKKRKKKLKKRGKEKARMQQAEALPGPSLDQWHRAAKEEEDGPVLTDEQKSRIQAMKPMTKEEWDARQSVIRKVVDPETGRTRLIKGDGEVLEEIVTKERQREINKVGVAPLPRPTPSSSSDLSPPVCFLPQQATRGDGLAFQMRAGLLP, from the exons ATGGCTCACGTCGGCTCCCGCAAGCGCTCTAGGAGTCGCAGCCGTTCCCGGGGGCGAGGGtcggaaaagaaaaggaagaagagcagTAAGGACGCCCGGAGGAGCTGCTCGGCTTCGAGATCCCAAAGCCGCAAGGCCAGCATCACCTCCTCTGGGGCTGAGG CCTCACCTTCTCCCTGCATCACAGAGAGAAGCAAGCACAAGGCCCGGAGGAGACCACgatccagctcctcctcctcttcttccagtTCTTCTAGCTCCTCTTCCTCTtcgtcctcctcctcttcctccagcgATGGCCGGAAGAAGCGGGGGAAGCACAAGgacaagaagaggaagaagaagaagaaaaggaagaagaagctgAAGAAGAGAGGCAAGGAGAAGGCCAGAATGCAGCAGGCTGAGGCTCTGCCCGGACCCTCGCTGGACCAGTGGCACAGAGCAGccaaggaggaagaggatggCCCAG TCCTGACGGACGAGCAGAAGTCCCGCATCCAGGCCATGAAGCCCATGACCAAGGAGGAGTGGGATGCCCGGCAGAGCGTCATCCGCAAGGTGGTGGACCCGGAGACAGGACGCACCAG GCTCATTAAGGGAGACGGCGAGGTCTTAGAAGAAATCGTCACCAAGGAACGACAGAGAGAGATCAATAAGGTGGGTGTCGCCCCCTTACCCAGGCCCACCCCCAGCTCTTCTTCTGACCTATCCCCTCCTGTGTGCTTTCTTCCCCAGCAAGCCACCCGAGGGGACGGCCTGGCCTTCCAGATGAGAGCAGGGCTCCTGCCCTGA
- the ARL6IP4 gene encoding ADP-ribosylation factor-like protein 6-interacting protein 4 isoform X1, with protein MGARPQKTRPNLVDSARVEPPWEPSLRAGPVIDPEFKCAFVCAVRGAMAHVGSRKRSRSRSRSRGRGSEKKRKKSSKDARRSCSASRSQSRKASITSSGAEASPSPCITERSKHKARRRPRSSSSSSSSSSSSSSSSSSSSSSSSDGRKKRGKHKDKKRKKKKKRKKKLKKRGKEKARMQQAEALPGPSLDQWHRAAKEEEDGPVLTDEQKSRIQAMKPMTKEEWDARQSVIRKVVDPETGRTRLIKGDGEVLEEIVTKERQREINKVGVAPLPRPTPSSSSDLSPPVCFLPQQATRGDGLAFQMRAGLLP; from the exons ATGGGTGCCAGGCCGCAGAAGACCAGGCCGAATCTGGTCGACTCGGCCAGAGTAGAGCCTCCCTGGGAACCCAGTCTGCGGGCCGGCCCCGTGATCGATCCCGAGTTTAAGTGTGCCTTCGTGTGTGCAGTTCGCGGCGCTATGGCTCACGTCGGCTCCCGCAAGCGCTCTAGGAGTCGCAGCCGTTCCCGGGGGCGAGGGtcggaaaagaaaaggaagaagagcagTAAGGACGCCCGGAGGAGCTGCTCGGCTTCGAGATCCCAAAGCCGCAAGGCCAGCATCACCTCCTCTGGGGCTGAGG CCTCACCTTCTCCCTGCATCACAGAGAGAAGCAAGCACAAGGCCCGGAGGAGACCACgatccagctcctcctcctcttcttccagtTCTTCTAGCTCCTCTTCCTCTtcgtcctcctcctcttcctccagcgATGGCCGGAAGAAGCGGGGGAAGCACAAGgacaagaagaggaagaagaagaagaaaaggaagaagaagctgAAGAAGAGAGGCAAGGAGAAGGCCAGAATGCAGCAGGCTGAGGCTCTGCCCGGACCCTCGCTGGACCAGTGGCACAGAGCAGccaaggaggaagaggatggCCCAG TCCTGACGGACGAGCAGAAGTCCCGCATCCAGGCCATGAAGCCCATGACCAAGGAGGAGTGGGATGCCCGGCAGAGCGTCATCCGCAAGGTGGTGGACCCGGAGACAGGACGCACCAG GCTCATTAAGGGAGACGGCGAGGTCTTAGAAGAAATCGTCACCAAGGAACGACAGAGAGAGATCAATAAGGTGGGTGTCGCCCCCTTACCCAGGCCCACCCCCAGCTCTTCTTCTGACCTATCCCCTCCTGTGTGCTTTCTTCCCCAGCAAGCCACCCGAGGGGACGGCCTGGCCTTCCAGATGAGAGCAGGGCTCCTGCCCTGA
- the ARL6IP4 gene encoding ADP-ribosylation factor-like protein 6-interacting protein 4 isoform X4, translating to MGARPQKTRPNLVDSARVEPPWEPSLRAGPVIDPEFKCAFVCAVRGAMAHVGSRKRSRSRSRSRGRGSEKKRKKSSKDARRSCSASRSQSRKASITSSGAEERSKHKARRRPRSSSSSSSSSSSSSSSSSSSSSSSSDGRKKRGKHKDKKRKKKKKRKKKLKKRGKEKARMQQAEALPGPSLDQWHRAAKEEEDGPVLTDEQKSRIQAMKPMTKEEWDARQSVIRKVVDPETGRTRLIKGDGEVLEEIVTKERQREINKQATRGDGLAFQMRAGLLP from the exons ATGGGTGCCAGGCCGCAGAAGACCAGGCCGAATCTGGTCGACTCGGCCAGAGTAGAGCCTCCCTGGGAACCCAGTCTGCGGGCCGGCCCCGTGATCGATCCCGAGTTTAAGTGTGCCTTCGTGTGTGCAGTTCGCGGCGCTATGGCTCACGTCGGCTCCCGCAAGCGCTCTAGGAGTCGCAGCCGTTCCCGGGGGCGAGGGtcggaaaagaaaaggaagaagagcagTAAGGACGCCCGGAGGAGCTGCTCGGCTTCGAGATCCCAAAGCCGCAAGGCCAGCATCACCTCCTCTGGGGCTGAGG AGAGAAGCAAGCACAAGGCCCGGAGGAGACCACgatccagctcctcctcctcttcttccagtTCTTCTAGCTCCTCTTCCTCTtcgtcctcctcctcttcctccagcgATGGCCGGAAGAAGCGGGGGAAGCACAAGgacaagaagaggaagaagaagaagaaaaggaagaagaagctgAAGAAGAGAGGCAAGGAGAAGGCCAGAATGCAGCAGGCTGAGGCTCTGCCCGGACCCTCGCTGGACCAGTGGCACAGAGCAGccaaggaggaagaggatggCCCAG TCCTGACGGACGAGCAGAAGTCCCGCATCCAGGCCATGAAGCCCATGACCAAGGAGGAGTGGGATGCCCGGCAGAGCGTCATCCGCAAGGTGGTGGACCCGGAGACAGGACGCACCAG GCTCATTAAGGGAGACGGCGAGGTCTTAGAAGAAATCGTCACCAAGGAACGACAGAGAGAGATCAATAAG CAAGCCACCCGAGGGGACGGCCTGGCCTTCCAGATGAGAGCAGGGCTCCTGCCCTGA
- the ARL6IP4 gene encoding ADP-ribosylation factor-like protein 6-interacting protein 4 isoform X7, whose protein sequence is MAHVGSRKRSRSRSRSRGRGSEKKRKKSSKDARRSCSASRSQSRKASITSSGAEERSKHKARRRPRSSSSSSSSSSSSSSSSSSSSSSSSDGRKKRGKHKDKKRKKKKKRKKKLKKRGKEKARMQQAEALPGPSLDQWHRAAKEEEDGPVLTDEQKSRIQAMKPMTKEEWDARQSVIRKVVDPETGRTRLIKGDGEVLEEIVTKERQREINKQATRGDGLAFQMRAGLLP, encoded by the exons ATGGCTCACGTCGGCTCCCGCAAGCGCTCTAGGAGTCGCAGCCGTTCCCGGGGGCGAGGGtcggaaaagaaaaggaagaagagcagTAAGGACGCCCGGAGGAGCTGCTCGGCTTCGAGATCCCAAAGCCGCAAGGCCAGCATCACCTCCTCTGGGGCTGAGG AGAGAAGCAAGCACAAGGCCCGGAGGAGACCACgatccagctcctcctcctcttcttccagtTCTTCTAGCTCCTCTTCCTCTtcgtcctcctcctcttcctccagcgATGGCCGGAAGAAGCGGGGGAAGCACAAGgacaagaagaggaagaagaagaagaaaaggaagaagaagctgAAGAAGAGAGGCAAGGAGAAGGCCAGAATGCAGCAGGCTGAGGCTCTGCCCGGACCCTCGCTGGACCAGTGGCACAGAGCAGccaaggaggaagaggatggCCCAG TCCTGACGGACGAGCAGAAGTCCCGCATCCAGGCCATGAAGCCCATGACCAAGGAGGAGTGGGATGCCCGGCAGAGCGTCATCCGCAAGGTGGTGGACCCGGAGACAGGACGCACCAG GCTCATTAAGGGAGACGGCGAGGTCTTAGAAGAAATCGTCACCAAGGAACGACAGAGAGAGATCAATAAG CAAGCCACCCGAGGGGACGGCCTGGCCTTCCAGATGAGAGCAGGGCTCCTGCCCTGA
- the ARL6IP4 gene encoding ADP-ribosylation factor-like protein 6-interacting protein 4 isoform X2, producing the protein MGARPQKTRPNLVDSARVEPPWEPSLRAGPVIDPEFKCAFVCAVRGAMAHVGSRKRSRSRSRSRGRGSEKKRKKSSKDARRSCSASRSQSRKASITSSGAEERSKHKARRRPRSSSSSSSSSSSSSSSSSSSSSSSSDGRKKRGKHKDKKRKKKKKRKKKLKKRGKEKARMQQAEALPGPSLDQWHRAAKEEEDGPVLTDEQKSRIQAMKPMTKEEWDARQSVIRKVVDPETGRTRLIKGDGEVLEEIVTKERQREINKVGVAPLPRPTPSSSSDLSPPVCFLPQQATRGDGLAFQMRAGLLP; encoded by the exons ATGGGTGCCAGGCCGCAGAAGACCAGGCCGAATCTGGTCGACTCGGCCAGAGTAGAGCCTCCCTGGGAACCCAGTCTGCGGGCCGGCCCCGTGATCGATCCCGAGTTTAAGTGTGCCTTCGTGTGTGCAGTTCGCGGCGCTATGGCTCACGTCGGCTCCCGCAAGCGCTCTAGGAGTCGCAGCCGTTCCCGGGGGCGAGGGtcggaaaagaaaaggaagaagagcagTAAGGACGCCCGGAGGAGCTGCTCGGCTTCGAGATCCCAAAGCCGCAAGGCCAGCATCACCTCCTCTGGGGCTGAGG AGAGAAGCAAGCACAAGGCCCGGAGGAGACCACgatccagctcctcctcctcttcttccagtTCTTCTAGCTCCTCTTCCTCTtcgtcctcctcctcttcctccagcgATGGCCGGAAGAAGCGGGGGAAGCACAAGgacaagaagaggaagaagaagaagaaaaggaagaagaagctgAAGAAGAGAGGCAAGGAGAAGGCCAGAATGCAGCAGGCTGAGGCTCTGCCCGGACCCTCGCTGGACCAGTGGCACAGAGCAGccaaggaggaagaggatggCCCAG TCCTGACGGACGAGCAGAAGTCCCGCATCCAGGCCATGAAGCCCATGACCAAGGAGGAGTGGGATGCCCGGCAGAGCGTCATCCGCAAGGTGGTGGACCCGGAGACAGGACGCACCAG GCTCATTAAGGGAGACGGCGAGGTCTTAGAAGAAATCGTCACCAAGGAACGACAGAGAGAGATCAATAAGGTGGGTGTCGCCCCCTTACCCAGGCCCACCCCCAGCTCTTCTTCTGACCTATCCCCTCCTGTGTGCTTTCTTCCCCAGCAAGCCACCCGAGGGGACGGCCTGGCCTTCCAGATGAGAGCAGGGCTCCTGCCCTGA
- the OGFOD2 gene encoding 2-oxoglutarate and iron-dependent oxygenase domain-containing protein 2 isoform X2, with amino-acid sequence MPKGRPNTMNNYGVLLHELGLDEPLVTPLRERFLQPLMALLYPDCGGGWLDSHRAFVVKYAPGQDRELGCHYDNAELTLNVSLGKAFTGGALYFGDLFQVPSTLAKPLEVEHVVGQGLLHRGGQLHGARPLGTGERWNLVVWLRASAVRNRLCPMCCRKPDLVDDEGFGDGFTREEPATVDVCALT; translated from the exons ATGCCCAAGGGAAGACCCAACACCATGAACAACTATGGG gtgttGCTACATGAGCTAGGCCTGGATGAACCGCTGGTAACACCACTGCGGGAGCGCTTCCTCCAGCCGCTGATGGCCCTGCTGTATCCAGACTGTGGCGGGGGCTGGCTAGACAGCCACCGGGCCTTTGTGGTCAAATACGCACCCGGCCAAGACCGTGAGCTAGGCTGCCACTACGATAATGCCGAGCTCACCCTCAATGTGTCCCTGGGCAAGGCCTTCACAGGGGGTGCCCTCTACTTCGGGGATCTCTTCCAG GTGCCTTCAACCCTGGCCAAGCCCTTGGAGGTGGAGCACGTGGTGGGCCAGGGCCTCCTGCACCGTGGGGGCCAGCTGCACGGGGCCCGGCCCCTGGGCACCGGTGAGCGCTGGAACCTGGTCGTCTGGCTCCGGGCCTCAGCCGTGCGCAACCGCCTCTGCCCTATGTGCTGCCGCAAGCCTGACCTGGTGGACGACGAGGGCTTCGGTGATGGCTTCACCCGCGAGGAGCCCGCCACAGTGGATGTGTGTGCCCTAACTTGA
- the ARL6IP4 gene encoding ADP-ribosylation factor-like protein 6-interacting protein 4 isoform X3 encodes MGARPQKTRPNLVDSARVEPPWEPSLRAGPVIDPEFKCAFVCAVRGAMAHVGSRKRSRSRSRSRGRGSEKKRKKSSKDARRSCSASRSQSRKASITSSGAEASPSPCITERSKHKARRRPRSSSSSSSSSSSSSSSSSSSSSSSSDGRKKRGKHKDKKRKKKKKRKKKLKKRGKEKARMQQAEALPGPSLDQWHRAAKEEEDGPVLTDEQKSRIQAMKPMTKEEWDARQSVIRKVVDPETGRTRLIKGDGEVLEEIVTKERQREINKQATRGDGLAFQMRAGLLP; translated from the exons ATGGGTGCCAGGCCGCAGAAGACCAGGCCGAATCTGGTCGACTCGGCCAGAGTAGAGCCTCCCTGGGAACCCAGTCTGCGGGCCGGCCCCGTGATCGATCCCGAGTTTAAGTGTGCCTTCGTGTGTGCAGTTCGCGGCGCTATGGCTCACGTCGGCTCCCGCAAGCGCTCTAGGAGTCGCAGCCGTTCCCGGGGGCGAGGGtcggaaaagaaaaggaagaagagcagTAAGGACGCCCGGAGGAGCTGCTCGGCTTCGAGATCCCAAAGCCGCAAGGCCAGCATCACCTCCTCTGGGGCTGAGG CCTCACCTTCTCCCTGCATCACAGAGAGAAGCAAGCACAAGGCCCGGAGGAGACCACgatccagctcctcctcctcttcttccagtTCTTCTAGCTCCTCTTCCTCTtcgtcctcctcctcttcctccagcgATGGCCGGAAGAAGCGGGGGAAGCACAAGgacaagaagaggaagaagaagaagaaaaggaagaagaagctgAAGAAGAGAGGCAAGGAGAAGGCCAGAATGCAGCAGGCTGAGGCTCTGCCCGGACCCTCGCTGGACCAGTGGCACAGAGCAGccaaggaggaagaggatggCCCAG TCCTGACGGACGAGCAGAAGTCCCGCATCCAGGCCATGAAGCCCATGACCAAGGAGGAGTGGGATGCCCGGCAGAGCGTCATCCGCAAGGTGGTGGACCCGGAGACAGGACGCACCAG GCTCATTAAGGGAGACGGCGAGGTCTTAGAAGAAATCGTCACCAAGGAACGACAGAGAGAGATCAATAAG CAAGCCACCCGAGGGGACGGCCTGGCCTTCCAGATGAGAGCAGGGCTCCTGCCCTGA